The Sebastes umbrosus isolate fSebUmb1 chromosome 1, fSebUmb1.pri, whole genome shotgun sequence genome includes the window ATCAGCATGTCCTGTTACTAACTCCAGTCTCATCTGCACCTTCTGACAAAATCAATATGTACATGTCAtaatgacacaaaacaacagtaaaatTCAATTTAGCCATTTAAAGAGACAGTACTATTCACATTTTGTGTTCACTCTTTGAAAATGGTAAATCAAAGTCTCACCAGCTTTTAAGTAAATTAAGTAGATTTTAAAGATCATAAAAACTGTTCACATTGGTTTTGTAACAATCACAAGAAAAATATCGAAATATGTCcaacacaataacaataaacttattttttttcctccataaaTCACTATGATAGTTTATaaagaaaacatcaacaaacactgtCGTTCTATCTACAGTCGATCCACTGGCCTCGGTCCCCTGGTACAGAAAGGTAGGGAAAACATTTCGTATAAAAAATGATGTGcaaaaagttgttttcttaGGTCCCTCTCATGGAAAACAATGTAAAGAAATAATGTAAATATCTACATAACCTTTGCTCTTGCCATTTTAGATTCTAGGATTACTGTGCACTTGCGGTGACTCGTCACGTTTGTGCATCTGTTTGATTTAAAACGAGTTACTGCATTCGATGGACAGCTGACAGGAAGCGCACACAACACTGTCATTGTCATATTAAAACTAGCTTGAGGTATTATTGCACTTTTTCCCGAACTGCAGACCTGGAATCAGTAGATTTCAGATATACTCACACTGCACCTGCTTTTAGTGGAATGTCAACGCTGACTTGAGCTCTGTCTGTCCTGACTGTACAGACGCTGCAGCAGTCTGAACAACCTAACGTAAAGTTGACCCGAGGTGTATCTTCTTTGAAATTGTCTCCACACAGTCGACGCATCACTGTAGATTTCAGTAAACATGCATAAGCTGTTACCTGGGTAGGTAGATCTGTAAACATCCTGCCAACAGTAAAGACACCAGCAGGAACAGGGAGCCATGTGCCACGAAGGGCCAAAAATCGTATGCTGCATTCACGCCGTGTCAGCAGAACAGTAAGACAGAAAACTCCCGTTTTACGACTTCACACACTATGGTGCTTTCTTTTTGaaaacgtttttttgtttttaccagctgcaacagcgacgctggtattgttttcacattgtgagtctgtgtgttttgggtgtGGTCAGAGCAAGGGCGCCGAAAGTAAGGagtaggaagtggggaaggaGCGATtgctattagttcattttacaacttaaaaactgaattttttaaattaggactattagagtgttcgtactggggagttgattcacctaaaaaaaaattatccgctgagttacaatGGAGGAGGTGGCAACCACGCACTGTTTGAAATAAATCTGTTGCTAGCCTTGTAGCCACACCAGATATCAAACATGAAGTTTAAATGAGCTATTTTTGTCATATTACCTATTTTTTTGATGATACACACTTTGTAGGAATGTATAGctcctttttatttatctgaATCAATTGTGTCAGTATTAATAGTGCATTTTATTCAGAGGTAACTGCCATTGGTGGTGACTTTGCAGCCATTTTGCCActgtttttattgacatttcttTAGTTCTTTTCATGATAAAAAGTCAGATACCTCCAACTCAGAATTACAACTCAGGAGTTGGCGTAAACGTGTTTTTTAAGTACGGTCTGAATTAAATGAATATGGCGTGAACTCGGCATAAACTCCAGCCGAAACACAACAGCAGCTAATTTTGTTGGCGAAATTCTGGGCAAATCCCTGTGGCACATTGTTCCCCATCCCTGATCAACACGGTTTCACTAGTGTTTCACAACCAAGTAAATCAGGTCACGTTTTTCATTTTAGTTACAAAAGCTCCAACCAACTGGTATTTTAATTGTAAACAGAGTTTCTATAAAAACTATTCAGGATTTGGTATCAAATCTCCGTTGTCATTGTCTGCATTGCTACAGTTGATGTGTTCTGTGGTCTTGATGTAAAAGTAGTCGTATGTGATCTTTCGTTAGTGCACAGCCAGGTACATCACGCAGAACAGTATTGCTCCCCGAAATCTCATGGTCTGTTTGACGATTTGAGTCTGAACCCAAACCTTTGTAAATTTGTCAAAGATCctgtgaaataaatgtagcGTAAGATGTAGCATGAAACGCATGATGCACACATACACGCTCATCTGACCTGGTTcggttgtttttgtctttacaaGCGTcatgcactgacacacacattttgtcCGGAGTGCTGTACAGTGGtctcacacccacacataaAGCTATCAGTTGAGGTGATGTACAGCGATGACAGTGAGGTTCCTTCTCTCGCGCACATTCATTAAAGGAACATTCCGACATTTCCGTAAATCGTCTTGTTCGCTGTCTTTCATATGAGAAGATGGATATCAGTTTCATCTTTGTCTGTGCTATAGGTACGTAAAGTCTGCTGCGTGGTCATACGTTTTGAGGTGGAATTCTAACATCTACAGATGGGTCTGCATGGACGTGagcagaaaatgacaaaatgacatCACTCAGACCCTTGAAGACCACTCCCTAGtagtcaaataccgccgcttgggaAGTACCCCTTTGCATTTGATACAgatgcacggaggcaccctttagcgactgggctttcaactaactccaatgtgaaCCCACCCACGACATTAATCGACAATGGTCAgaacaagtgacgtagtattgaCAGTGTTGGGCGgttgggaggggtggtggatgggccaaacaaacacagaactttcaacCAGGCGACTGCTGTACGTGGCCCGTGTGAAACTGACTTAGTTTGACACGTCAGtcattagtcacgtgagtcacatgagtcacgtgagttgctAGTCACTTAAGTCGTtggtcagtgaagttaacatcaaccacgactgtttcctaaacctaactaatgccgggcacacactacacaagaatcAAGCCGACATGGCGGCTGCGGCTAATGCAAAACtcaaagcataaagtagtaagatggacctcagatattggaggaccaacttgttgatatGTGTCAACAACGCAAGTGTTTctttaacatgtctccatgacttcatccattatttttcttttttcttcgtgaattttcagtacaaagtagtgcaaaaactaacatcgctaagtTTTCCTGCtggtcgtccgccatgtttgtttacactaaagtcaggATTGATTGTGAGAGATTTTGCAAGATTTGTGTCGTCttttagtcgggactcttgttgttcatgaatggaatctgttagtgtgtgctgTTTTGGACAAATTGTTGCTCACcccacactataggaacaaaactgttaaattgaatcacatgtcattatgtgtggggtctctcacattttcaacatctgttaagatttgaaaaatcttttagtgtgggccagccttaagtggttttgttgcctaaaccaaacttcctgtgaaaccggaagtttattttgaaaggatgcTATGCATGttacgagcgtatattgacacgctgtctCTGACACGTCCAacagtaacgcaagaggggtaccctgtgAGTCAGTCTCTGATGCTGAGGGCGATATTTAACGAATtggaagtgagaatgtgttgcaatgACCCATGCAGCTACACAGATGCATGAAGTAGAATCCAATTGTCTGTTTAAATCAGTCAGCTTTGGAGTTGTTTTAcagtggatttttttctttttggattaagctaggctagcagtttcctcctgcttccagtctttgtgcttgGCTAGGCTAAACATGTCCTGGACCTCTCTCTGTACAAGACACACAAAGATGAAACTGATAtccatcttctcatctgactttGCAAAGGATAGAACAAGAGGATTTACTAAAATGTCGTATTGTTAGCttaacatcacacacactcacacagagttACAGTTAGACGTGGTGCCCATGCAGTTAGACGGTGGTGACCGTCAGCAGGGAGCTGGTACATAGCATGTCCTCCTGGTTGTTTAGCCTGTTCCCATGACTCAGCAGCTCCTCTACTGTCGTCCAGTCATCCAACAGTTTCCTGTTCCTCAGACGACTCAGCTTCCTTTGACTCAGCTCTAGAACCGTGTTGCACCTCCCTTCTGCAAAAGCTCCACCTCCTCTGCTGTCCAGCACTCCTCCATCTCCCATAGAGGCTCCTCCTCCAGCGATGGCTCCTCCCCTTATGATGGCATCTCGTATAGTCCCTCCTCTggcctgcagctgctgctgcctctgctcaCGGGCCAACAGGAAGTGTTCCCTTCTCTCCATTCGACTCCAGTACCGACCCATCAACATGTCGGTGTTGGTCTCCTCATCTGTGCTCATCCCACTGCGTTCATCCGCCAGCTGAGACGCCCGGTCTCTCAGGAGCTGGTTCCTGGAGATCCGTGAGGTTGGGTTGGGTTTAGAGTTTGGATTAAGTTTTGGCTGCAAACACGAACTGGGGTTAGGGCTTGAACACACAATCATGTGTCCTTTCTTTGCATCCCATCCAGGAGCAGAGCCAGCCCCTGTGTGGCCCTCCAGGGTGCTGTAGAGACCTCTGCCTCCCCCGCCACCCTGGCATTGACGGATGGCCTGTTTCGGCCATGTGTCGTTGACGTCTCCTGCCTGAGGAGGGTGGACCAAACTCTGGAGGTGCTGTTGCTCTCTGGCTCGGCACCTCCCCAGCTCATGctgcctctctctgtccatctccTCTTGAATCTGTGCCTCCCTTTCCCTCTCCAGCTCTTTCTCTTGCATTTGCCTTTTTTGTTCCAGTTCCCTCTCGATCTCTCTGTCCCTTTCTGCCACCAGTTGCTCAGGCATCAAGCCTCTTTCTTGTGAGTGCCACCAGTCATGGTGAGCGATCTGGGCATTAGGGTTGTTGTCGTAGCATCGCTCATGGGTGTTGGCACCCCTGATATGCCCCATAGCGGCGGGGTGTTGTTGTGGTGAGAGGGCCAGGCCTGTTGGGTGCGAAGCCAACACACCAGCCACTAGCTCACCTTCCTCTGGCAGGCCCGGTGGCAGGACGTTATGTGGTGGGACAGCTCCACAGTGGTGCAGGGTTGCTGCGCAGTAGGAGGGGGAAGCTGGGTGGCTGGCTCGACGGCGGTACTCCTGCGGAGGAGGGCGATGGTGCAGAGTTCGGCTTCTCCTCAGCATCCCCACTGAACCAGAGCtctggtggtgctgctgcatGGGTACTAGTGGTCTCCGGTGGCTGGAGGGGGTGCTGCAGGTGGAGAGGATTGGGGCATTCATTCGTGAGGCTGCAGCATGGGCGTGGGAGGGGTTGAAGAGGGCTCCACTGCTGGAGCTGTGACGGTTCAGACAGGGCCGGTCAGCTTTATGGAACTGGACCGATGAAACCCTTGAAATACAAACAGACATAAAGTgaagtcaacaaacaaacatattttcttcTGTCAACCATTGTCAACAGGTGTCACAgattgttaccatggaaacatggTGTTGGGTGGCTAACTTTTTAGGTTTTGGATGAGTGTATTTTCAAAGCAAAAGCAGCAAAATGTTGTCTATACACCACTCAAACCTGAAACCAGCCTCAGATTGCTATGACATTTGATCTTCTATCTACACCTAGTCTGCCATTTTGCAGAGGCAGTTATTCTACCGGCTTCTACCTGAAAAGTCCGCGGGGTGGGATATCCATCATAGGCCCATCGTCCTCCTCCAGCTCGAGCTGCAGGCGCGGACACTGAGGCTGCATGGTCAGCGCCTCAGGGATGGCCTCCAGCAGCTCACGGTGGCTCTTGGGGCAGCTGTCGCGCCGCTCCCGCCTCTCGCAGGGTTCGCCTTGATGTTGCAACCTGGCGTTGTACAGCCGCATTCGCTTCTCCAGCAGCCTCTGGAAGTGCCTGAACTCCCCTGTGCTCACGCTGTAGAAGCCCGAGTCGCTGAGCTCCGAGGAAATGAAGGACTCAGAGGAAGGAGAGCCGCCGCCTCCGAAGCCCCCACAACCCCCCGGGGCGAGGGCCCCATGTGGATGACAGTCCTCCAGGCCCCCCTCCTCAGTCTCCAGCCCAGAGAGGTCCCCCTGGTGGAGGGAGCCGTCAGTCCAGCCCAGACCGCTGTCCAGCTCATGGTGGAGGGGCAGGAAGCCCAGCGGCTTTTCCAGCATGAAATCCTCATCATCCGTCTGCAACAACAGGCATCCTCAGTCCAAAGATCATttacacagatacacactccAAAACACGATAAATAACTTATCTGTGTGTGGGACCCCAGTATCTTCTGAGTGATGGCTAAATGTGTCTGTAGCAGTGAGAAACTGTCAAATACTGAAGGTtaggtagtgagtgagagtcttaggctgcattcacaccagatcaggcatTGCGGTGATTCGCCGCAGGGTTGTGCGGCGGTGTGGAGTGTCACTAATGGCCCATTGACTGTATGTcgattaacgtcttttgttccctcatggctgggttgtacagctctggatcgctGGTTACACGATTGGCCACCAAAGACGTTGGGTtgtgtttctccaaaagttaATCTGTTTCAACTTTTCCGAGTTTTTTTTCGGCACCAAACTCACTActcacatgcaaaatgaatgggaggactggCGTTTTTGCCACTGGATCTGTCGTGAATGCAGCCTCAGTCTATTTCCTTATTCTTTGATCAATTATTTCCTTACCTAAATACTAATTTTGTTTCTGCTGTAATTTATTTAGGGAAAATTTCTTGTATGACTGTTTGGACAACATTAAACATGCAGACATATTTGAGAAGTTTGGCTTATTTAGTTAAAGAATAAAGGTGccgatattctgtatttttctgtgtttttcttttcaacaaGTCTAAtgaaaaaccaaaaccaaaaatgcgTTAGTCCGCCTTTCAATTCTTTCTGACTTCTCTACTCTCTCTGCGGCACTCAGCCGATGTAGAAGAgatttaaatctttaaaaaaaagctgaaagcaTATCATCAGACTTTTAACAAAATACTAAATTAAAGTTTCTGTAGAA containing:
- the LOC119489328 gene encoding uncharacterized protein LOC119489328; amino-acid sequence: MGCWLSGPWMGDQTVNGRSLANLSQRDALRILAASQRPITMQIKGQRGCGTEADRGMWETLPLNLQHLNLPLPLMTGLNASSPSYQDRHYYNHLSIPQDHCEGGRYSYLSSSPRDTVDMGHQDPEMTARGPKGQNCLMGCCNSNLEEPNGCHSQTDDEDFMLEKPLGFLPLHHELDSGLGWTDGSLHQGDLSGLETEEGGLEDCHPHGALAPGGCGGFGGGGSPSSESFISSELSDSGFYSVSTGEFRHFQRLLEKRMRLYNARLQHQGEPCERRERRDSCPKSHRELLEAIPEALTMQPQCPRLQLELEEDDGPMMDIPPRGLFRVSSVQFHKADRPCLNRHSSSSGALFNPSHAHAAASRMNAPILSTCSTPSSHRRPLVPMQQHHQSSGSVGMLRRSRTLHHRPPPQEYRRRASHPASPSYCAATLHHCGAVPPHNVLPPGLPEEGELVAGVLASHPTGLALSPQQHPAAMGHIRGANTHERCYDNNPNAQIAHHDWWHSQERGLMPEQLVAERDREIERELEQKRQMQEKELEREREAQIQEEMDRERQHELGRCRAREQQHLQSLVHPPQAGDVNDTWPKQAIRQCQGGGGGRGLYSTLEGHTGAGSAPGWDAKKGHMIVCSSPNPSSCLQPKLNPNSKPNPTSRISRNQLLRDRASQLADERSGMSTDEETNTDMLMGRYWSRMERREHFLLAREQRQQQLQARGGTIRDAIIRGGAIAGGGASMGDGGVLDSRGGGAFAEGRCNTVLELSQRKLSRLRNRKLLDDWTTVEELLSHGNRLNNQEDMLCTSSLLTVTTV